A region from the Citrobacter telavivensis genome encodes:
- the rcnR gene encoding Ni(II)/Co(II)-binding transcriptional repressor RcnR: MSHTIRDKQKLKARTSKIQGQVVALKKMLDEPHECAAVLQQIAAIRGAVNGLMREVIKGHLTEHIVHQSDEEKREEDLDVVLKVLDSYIK; this comes from the coding sequence ATGTCACATACCATCCGGGATAAGCAGAAACTAAAAGCCCGAACCAGCAAAATTCAGGGACAGGTCGTTGCGCTGAAGAAAATGCTCGACGAACCCCATGAGTGTGCCGCTGTGTTGCAGCAGATCGCCGCGATACGCGGGGCGGTAAATGGATTAATGCGGGAAGTGATCAAAGGGCATCTGACCGAGCATATCGTTCATCAGAGTGATGAAGAGAAGCGAGAAGAGGATCTGGACGTGGTTCTTAAGGTTCTGGATTCCTATATAAAATAG